Proteins from a genomic interval of Zingiber officinale cultivar Zhangliang chromosome 2A, Zo_v1.1, whole genome shotgun sequence:
- the LOC122040231 gene encoding probable WRKY transcription factor 75: MAATLDHHLLTAMSSFLLLDDYPQRSSPSDNLPGCHEAWRASSDPFCPTDIDGVIQNDSNRMKAGIGCRIGFRTESEVEILDDGYKWRKYGKKSVKNSPNPRNYFRCSREGCGVKKRVERDREDPRFVVTTYDGVHNHVSPLDVSYGYSRLREVEATTTVQDWWQSMQAAAPPPEVPGSWKMPSPTW; the protein is encoded by the exons ATGGCGGCTACGTTAGACCACCACCTCCTCACTGCCAtgtcctccttcctcctcctcgacGACTACCCTCAACGGTCTTCTCCTTCGGACAACCTCCCCGGCTGCCATGAAGCATGGCGAGCTTCCAGCGATCCGTTTTGCCCAACTGACATCGATGGTGTCATCCA GAACGATTCGAATAGAATGAAAGCAGGGATTGGATGCAGGATTGGGTTTAGAACCGAGTCAGAGGTGGAGATCTTAGACGATGGGTACAAGTGGAGAAAGTACGGAAAGAAGTCCGTGAAGAACAGTCCAAATcccag GAATTACTTTCGCTGCTCCAGGGAGGGTTGTGGGGTGAAGAAGAGAGTGGAGCGAGACCGTGAGGATCCGAGGTTTGTGGTGACAACATACGACGGAGTGCACAACCACGTCAGTCCACTGGACGTTTCCTACGGCTACTCCCGGCTTCGTGAGGTGGAGGCGACGACGACGGTGCAGGACTGGTGGCAGAGCATGCAGGCGGCGGCGCCGCCGCCGGAGGTTCCTGGTTCATGGAAGATGCCGTCGCCGACTTGGTGA
- the LOC122042965 gene encoding uncharacterized protein LOC122042965, whose product MAMQVGMGLSKLVLLLGAGYTGSILLRNGRLSDILSELQDMVKGLEKSAEKGAVDSEYADVLASQVRRLAMEVRQIASARPITVLNGNSGIGGNMTSLVVPTATLGALGYGIMWWKGISFSDFMYVTKRNMANAVASMTKTLDQVSAALAQAKKHLTQRIENLDGKLDEQKEISGEIKNQVIDVHGKVENIGFELNNLQQLLCGLNGRMSSIEVKQNLACTGVMYLCQFVEGKGGKIPDFLVDSPNNGGRRGFLGADEHKSLKGLQHIVEALEIESSDASKIDAIMQNDANSVDNLKSKSLSRTTSLKY is encoded by the exons ATGGCGATGCAGGTGGGAATGGGACTCTCTAAACTCGTGCTCCTGCTAGGAGCAG GGTATACAGGCTCGATCTTGCTGCGCAACGGCAGACTGTCTGATATTTTATCGGAGCTTCAG GACATGGTTAAGGGTTTGGAGAAATCTGCAGAGAAAGGAGCTGTGGATTCGGAGTACGCTGATGTTCTTGCATCACAG GTGCGTCGTTTAGCAATGGAGGTGCGACAAATTGCCTCAGCACGTCCCATAACTGTTCTCAATGGAAATTCTGGTATAGGAG GGAACATGACATCGCTTGTGGTTCCAACTGCCACCCTCGGAGCATTAGGGTATGGCATCATGTGGTGGAAA GGCATCTCTTTTTCTGACTTTATGTATGTTACTAAGCGCAACATGGCAAATGCTGTAGCAAGCATGACAAAGACTTTGGATCAAGTCTCTGCTGCCCTTGCA CAAGCTAAGAAACATCTTACCCAGAGAATTGAGAATTTGGATGGGAAACTGGATGAGCAAAAGGAGATATCTGGAGAAATAAAAAATCAA GTAATTGATGTTCATGGAAAGGTTGAAAATATTGGCTTTGAATTGAATAACCTGCAACAACTGCTTTGTGGTCTG AATGGGAGAATGAGTTCCATTGAAGTTAAACAG AATTTGGCATGCACTGGCGTTATGTACCTTTGCCAGTTTGTAGAAGGTAAAGGTGGGAAAATACCAGATTTCCTGGTG GATAGCCCCAATAATGGTGGGAGGCGTGGTTTTCTTGGAGCTGACGAGCATAAAAGTTTGAAG GGTTTGCAGCATATAGTAGAGGCACTTGAAATTGAAAGTTCCGACGCATCTAAGATTGATGCAATCATGCAGAATGATGCCAACTCAGTGGACAACTTGAAGTCCAAGAGCTTGTCCCG GACTACCTCGCTCAAGTACTGA
- the LOC122040232 gene encoding homeobox-leucine zipper protein HOX5-like: MTAGRRFLGSWPPVNFQDRAMSSFKRPLFKPIELEDMTAEDGSDDSSSHRREKKRRLTAEQVQFLEKSFESENKLEPDRKFQLAKVLGVEQRQIAIWFQNRRARWRTKQLEDCEALRSSYGSLKADHECLLKEKQKLEAKVLFLTEKLLLKERNGGSEPFELIKHPESSLNAGIKPSNSTILDFRSPPPYADEDGCCMLMELAGSANALKLSNFDGSQIGELDDANDYSFLGLDEDIEDDNSCSYGLLW; the protein is encoded by the exons ATGACCGCTGGAAGAAGGTTTCTTG GTTCATGGCCTCCTGTAAACTTTCAAGATAGAGCCATGAGCAGTTTTAAGAGGCCTTTGTTTAAGCCAATTGAATTGGAGGATATGACGGCCGAAGATGGCTCAGACGATTCTTCTTCTCATCGCCGGGAAAAGAAGAGGCGGCTGACGGCAGAGCAAGTTCAGTTCCTGGAGAAGAGCTTTGAGTCGGAGAACAAACTCGAGCCTGACAGGAAGTTTCAGCTTGCGAAAGTTCTCGGAGTCGAACAGAGGCAGATTGCGATATGGTTTCAGAACCGTCGCGCTCGGTGGAGGACCAAGCAACTGGAGGACTGTGAAGCCTTGAGATCGAGCTATGGCAGTCTCAAGGCTGACCATGAATGCCTCCTCAAGGAAAAGCAGAAATTAGAGGCCAAG GTTCTTTTCCTCACTGAAAAGCTTCTTCTGAAAGAGAGGAATGGCGGCTCGGAGCCATTTGAGCTCATCAAACATCCTGAGAGCTCGCTGAACGCAGGCATCAAGCCTTCCAACAGCACCATACTGGACTTCAGGAGCCCTCCTCCCTACGCTGATGAAGATGGATGCTGCATGCTGATGGAGCTCGCCGGCTCCGCAAATGCTTTGAAACTCAGTAACTTTGATGGGTCACAGATCGGCGAGCTTGATGATGCTAATGACTACAGTTTCTTAGGTCTTGATGAGGATATTGAGGATGATAACTCATGTAGCTATGGATTACTCTGGTGA